A stretch of the Candidatus Microthrix subdominans genome encodes the following:
- a CDS encoding adenylyltransferase/cytidyltransferase family protein has translation MPETVYADIVGDLFHAGHVSLLRTARSMGDQLIVGVHGDDDVALYKRLPVLTMAERIAVVEGCRYCDTVIPSAPLVITEEFLGQYSIDVVVHGDDIDDASLQHSYGVPLALGIMHLVPYSTVVSTTEIIHRITCRADLAV, from the coding sequence GATCTCTTTCATGCGGGCCACGTCAGTCTTCTGAGGACCGCCCGCTCAATGGGTGATCAGCTCATCGTCGGAGTGCATGGGGACGATGACGTTGCGCTGTATAAGCGACTGCCCGTCCTAACCATGGCGGAACGTATTGCAGTAGTGGAGGGGTGCCGCTACTGCGACACGGTAATACCATCTGCACCGTTGGTCATTACTGAAGAGTTCTTGGGTCAGTACTCGATCGATGTAGTAGTCCACGGCGACGACATCGACGATGCGAGTCTCCAACATTCATATGGAGTGCCGCTGGCGCTAGGCATCATGCACCTGGTTCCGTATAGCACGGTAGTGTCGACTACCGAGATCATTCACCGGATCACTTGCCGAGCAGACTTGGCGGTCTAG